Genomic DNA from Alosa alosa isolate M-15738 ecotype Scorff River chromosome 6, AALO_Geno_1.1, whole genome shotgun sequence:
TGGTTTTTTGGGCCCCTACCATCGACTTGAAGGCATCGCTGCCACCGTCGACGTCATGTTACCTAACCTCAACCATAACCCTCGACTAACGCCTTCCAGACAGTGCTGCCTTAAAGTCGACGGTAGGGGTCCAAATGACCATAGGTTTAGAGCCCAAGTGGCAGATATTCCCACTCTTGGTCAGAAACAGTCCACCTGAAGTTAAATGTGATATAGCACTGAAAGCCATATTGCGACCATTAAAACTATTAATCCTGTTGTtgttgcatagcctacattagatatatttcattaaaaaaaggCATGACGAATTTCTGTAAAAATGATCTTTATAGGATATTTATCAATGTGGTAAAGTAGGTCGATAACTGAGAATACTTTGAGAATTTATATCTTTGCTTATAATATAACTGGGTTTGAGTGATGAGCCAGACCCCacaattttttaaataaagttaaaacCACATAAAAACCCGGGGTGTTGTTATGAAACGTACGTCATCATCCAGCGTCAAGACATCGTCGAAAAGGCGGAAGTAACGTGAAGGTTGGAGCAGAGCGGAGTGGTTGCAGTGCACTGCTTGCTTTTTCACGCGTAAACATGGGTGTTAAAATAGAGATTTTTAGAGTGAGTACTGCCTCTCAGTTTCATATTAGGTAATACATTTAGTGTCATATGAACAATCGTTATAGTTGATCATCTTCAGCAAATGACCGCCTAGTTGAAGCAAGCGGTCACATAACAGTAACGTTtggctagccagctagttagCAGCTAACAGCTATGATGCAATATATTTCAGATAATGTAGTAGATCACAGTTTTTGTGGAACATGTACATGGTTTGTTAGGTAACCCACAATCAGTCCTACTGGCGTAGGAAAAGGTCATCACTATTTATTGAAACGTTATTTATATATTGTTACAGCAGTTCTGTCCATATTACCTTTTCAGAAGCAGTTGCTTTATTATAGCCTAGAGCTAGACGGGTTTCTGTCAGTAGGGAACCGTGTTAATTAAACAATTACAAGATAGCCTCTCCACAGATGATGCTGTACCTGTCCTTCCCCGTTGCCATGTTTTGGATATCAAACCAAGCTGAGTATTTTGAAGAGTACATTGTCAAAAGGAAGGTTAGTCATCTGTTATGAAAATGTCAAGTCACCTTTAAACTATATCTCTGATTGATTAAattaatgaaagaaaaaaaaacattgttttctcTACGTTTCTTACCCTCACCCATTCCACGTCAGAGGGAAATCTTTCCACCAGATGAGAAGATGCATGTAAGTGTAAATAATGTGCATTATGTGTGCATCTCGAGGATCATGGCATTGTGATGGTTAGATTAGATTATGCCTACTAATTTTATGCCATTGCCCCCTCTAACTTGTGACTTTTTAAACAGAGGCAAGAGCTTGAAGCGTTTAAGGAGCGCATGCGGGCCAGAAAGGAACAGCGGATTTTGAAACAGATGGGCCTGGAGTCTCAGGACTGAGTCTACTGAAAATGGAACTGACAATGAAAGCTGTTTTCCTTCTGAATTGTGGATCCTTCAAACCCAAGGGAAGGCAAGGCAAGCATTCTCTTAAGAATGCTTATGGAATTATGTGGTGAAAGTATTGCCAAGTTTGAGGTTTGGACATTGAGGTGACTGATCTGTCATGGGTCAGAAGGTGAACGATTTTTTTGATCCTTGGGACTGCTAAATCAAgttggcatgttttttttttgcgttatttcaaatgttttcccttttttcatatttcaatcaaatgcatacaaacacactggtTTCAATCAAAGCttaaatgcattatttatttttcagtgaTTTAAACATTTGTTATGTACATATGCacattttattgtcattaaagTAAGAACATATTGACAACCTAATGTATTTAGATGTTGTGAACTTGTGTAAATTAGATTTGTTTTATTCTAATAATTCTGTCATTTTTTGAActatcacacaatcacacattaaAGTACGTAATCGGACATAAGGAAATGTGTttaatatggttatggttatggaatttAGCAGACACATTTGTCCAAAGCGATTTACAAAAAAGTCACATAGTATCTTCTGGTAATATAGGTAATGTTTTTAGGTAGTCACAGCTACTCTAAATGGGATTATCTTGCCTCGCATATCAGAATGAAATTAATAGTTTGAATTCATcttgaaaatatattaaattatgTCGGAGGCTTTGGTGACAACCCCCTCTAATTTCCTTTTGGTGCGACTATCTGAGCTCCCATACCTATGACCTACCTAAGCTATGATGGCTCTATAGAAATTCACCAACATATGTTTGCTCACATAAAACTTCTTCAGTTTTCTAAGGATGTAAAGTCTTTGTTGTGCCTTCTTGATTAGTGGTGTGAGTGGTGTTTATTTCCCCATTTCAAAATGCAGATATATGAGCCAAGAAATTCCGCTAATCACAGGCTGATCACATATATTAACTGGAGCATTTAGTCCTTAAAATCCACTGCTATTTTTGAGGCATTTAAAGTTATCTTCTGATTGATCATACTGGTCCTGCaaactttttttgtattttattctaGCACAAATAGTGTGTTCATTATAGGAAACTTAATAAGAATGTGCTACCTCAACattgcactgtaaaaaaatacaGCATTTTTAAATCTTTCATAGCATCACCTCATGATGCATTTGTTTTTAGAACCGTATGATGTCACAAAGCTATGTAGATATTTTTTCTGATGATTCAGTCAGTAGCACTGACCATGACAAAAAATTACTTACAGACTGGATCATTTAACACACATTAAAGCCAGATGGACCATAGAAGATGGGCATCGGCACTCTCACAAGCTCATGCCTTTGTGAGGAAACAGCTTTGCACACATAGTTTCTCTGTCTCCTTGTTTCTGGATGAGCTAGCAAATGTACCACAAGTCACTGGATGGCTTTTTTGTAAGGTTCGCTTGCTTGACGGCAGCTTTAAGGAGGTGACAGAGAGGTGAGAGAAGGTGGATTCAGCCATATTCAGAATTAATGATGTAAAGTGGGAGATGTCAGTGGGAAATGACGATGCTTTTGGTATTTATATTGCCTGCAGTAATGAAGTGTTTAACAACACTGTTCGATGGAGGAAGGAGATTGTGTTTGAACGTGGAGCTACTGTCAACGTATCAACGGGGGTCCTCGGCAACTGCATATGTAGAGTTTCAGTCCGTAAGGTCAGATGCTGCAATTACCCATTTGTTAGTGTTTTATAATTACTAAGTAGTAAATTACTTAAAGTCTACTAAATCTACTGTTCTTTCTTTATCTTGTCTGTTATTTCTTGCAGGACAGAAAAGGAGGAAGATCTTACAAGAAGGTGAAAAAGTTAGGAAAGTCTACACATTTAGCAGAATCTGATAAATCTGATCAGATATTTGATAATTTATTTTTGTGTCCCTACGTTAGTACTTgtcactcttttttttcctcataAAACTAGGTTGGCTATGTAGACTTAAATCTTGTTGAGGTTATTGGCTGTGGTTATGTGACTCGACACTGCCTCCTGGAGGGATACATGGGCAAGCACAGCAAGTTAGACAACTCATTTCTTAAGGTTAGAAAAAACATATCTATGTTTTCCataatttttacatttttgtatgTAATTTATATATAGGTCCGTTAGAATTGTGGGATTAACATATAAAATGGTTCAAATACAGATCGGATTGCAGCTGCAACTTCTTCAGGGAGATCCCTGTTTCAGAGTGTAAGATCACAGATTGATGTCAACAATGAACAGTTGAATATTCTTTTCATGATCAAAGAAGCATAATCAGAGTATCTTTCATGCAAATATTTATAGTTATtgtaattgttattattgttattattattagtctgTGGTTAtgattataatttatttaaattaaaactgttcattttaatgCTAATAAGGTTTATTGTTGTagttgtaagtcactttggatatgCATCTGTTTTTAGTGAATtagtaaacaaaaacacaaaacatcttTGTATTTCATTAACATGTCTCCATCTTCAGTCTTAAAAGTATATTTAATATGGTTGAGGAGTGTGAACTTGTATCAGCATCATTATGTCTTGGTTTGGTTGTTGTCTTACGTAGACTTGCACAACCCCCAGTCCCCACGTTCCCCACATTCCCCACCCTCACCACAGCCATACTGAGAGAGGGATCAGTGTCTCGACTGGAGAGTGAACCCAGGGCTTCAGTTGAGGTCCTGAGAGATCAGGTAGAGGTCAGTAGAGGGCAAGTAGACGAGGCCTTGGGTCAGAAActagaggagcaggagagggcCCTGGTGGCAGAGCACCTTACTCGTCTAGACCAAACCCGCGTGGATGCCTGGGAGGTGGTGGAGCAGCTGTGCCATGAGCTGCTTGGATCTGACTTAGAACTCTCCAAATCTATTGAGGGTAAAAaacatgtgtgttttgtctggcaACAAGGTTAAAGGTGCCATCCTTGGTTTTAATGCATTATTATCCTATACttttgtcaaattcagcaaAACTTACCTCTCATTCTCCTTGccgtctagtgtgtgtgcttgcttcaAAAACAGTGCAAGTGTCTGTGTACAATCTTGGAAAATGGGAGGCAAAAGTGGCTCGTCTAAGCAATAATTagtgttgggtcagattactttgaaatgtaatccattactgagtACAGACTACACAGCAATTTTTGCCATCATAAATCAATTTTGTAACAGCCTAATGCATTGGATTACAAAAATAATGTAACGTAATCCGAATACTTTTGGAttactttaaaataaaaaactcaaaaataattaaatacattGATTTTCACGCCTTTAGTTCGTTTTAATCGAACTCAAGTGCATTTGAGCCTTTACTTACTAGTTGTAGTAAATGATGGGAGTTAAAATCACTGGATCgtgattaggcctacatttcatacCTTTTATTCACTTCCTAAATAAATAGCATGCGCGATTGGCA
This window encodes:
- the LOC125295829 gene encoding uncharacterized protein LOC125295829, yielding MDHRRWASALSQAHAFVRKQLCTHSFSVSLFLDELANVPQVTGWLFCKVRLLDGSFKEVTESNEVFNNTVRWRKEIVFERGATVNVSTGVLGNCICRVSVRKDRKGGRSYKKVGYVDLNLVEVIGCGYVTRHCLLEGYMGKHSKLDNSFLKIGLQLQLLQGDPCFRVLAQPPVPTFPTFPTLTTAILREGSVSRLESEPRASVEVLRDQVEVSRGQVDEALGQKLEEQERALVAEHLTRLDQTRVDAWEVVEQLCHELLGSDLELSKSIEDAGLALYVSEDGSTTLGVSPQENRDSDNVMENVIIMK
- the LOC125295831 gene encoding protein PET100 homolog, mitochondrial; amino-acid sequence: MGVKIEIFRMMLYLSFPVAMFWISNQAEYFEEYIVKRKREIFPPDEKMHRQELEAFKERMRARKEQRILKQMGLESQD